Genomic window (Megamonas funiformis):
ATGACGGATATTCAATTACAGGCAACTTGGGAAGAAATATTAAAAAATCTTGAAAATTCACTATCCACGCGAGTTTGTAATAATTGGTTAAAGCCATTAAAACCGATAAAACTCACTACAGAAATGTTAGAACTAGGTGCACCTAATGTCTTCACAAAAAATTGGGTAGAAAAATATTATTTACCATTTTTAACAGATTCTTGCTATGAAATCACTAAAGCACATTTAGAAATTTCCATCACTAATCTTGAAAGTACAAAAGACACAGAAACTATTTATCCAGATGAATTAAAACAACAACAATTAAAAAAACGCAATACTAGAGTTAGAACGAAGAAAAAAGCTACCAGTTTGGCACAATCTAATGATTTATTTCAGCCAACACTAACAGAAGCGATGCAACCACCTAGTGAAATGACAGAGACACCTCTTCCTATAAATCCTGGAGATAAATCTTCACTTAATCCTAAATATACTTTTGAAAGTTTTGTAATTGGTAATTCTAATAGTTTTGCTCATGCTGCAGCACTTGCTATTGCTGAAAATCCTGCAAAAGATTACAATCCATTTTTTATGTATGGTGGTGTAGGATTAGGAAAAACACATTTAATGCATGCAATAGGTCATAAAATTTTGCAAAAACATCCACAAAAAAGAGTGTTATACACAACTAGCGAAAAATTCACAAATGAATTAATTAATTCTATTAAAGATGGCACATCTGCTGCTTTCCGTCAAAAATATCGCAACATTGATGTATTACTTGTGGATGATGTTCAATTTTTGGCAAATAAAGAACGAATTCAAGAAGAATTTTTCCACACCTTTAATGCTCTAAAAGATGCTAATAAACAAATTATATTATCTAGCGATAGACCCCCTAAAGAAATAAAACCTTTAGAAGACCGTCTTTGTTCTAGATTTGAAGGTGGATTACTTGCAGATGTTCAAGCACCAGATTTAGAAACAAGAATTGCTATTTTAAAGAAAAAAACTTTAATGGATAATTTAGATGTACCTCTTGATGTCATGACATATATCGCTAGCCATATCGACAATAATGTTCGTGAATTAGAAGGCGCATTGACTAGAGTTGTAGCTTATGCGTCATTTAAACATTATCCTGTGACTAATGAATTAGCTGTTGATGTTTTAAAAAATACCATCACTAAACAGGAAACAACAGTTAAACAAGTGGATAAAGTTATCAACATAGCATTAATTCAAGAAACAGTTGCTAAATATTTCAAATTAACATTAGCAGATTTAAATGGAAAAAAACGCAATCGCAATATTGCTTTTCCTCGCCAAATAGCGATGTATTTAGCTAGAGAAATGACAGATGCTTCTTTACCGAGAATAGGTGGCAACTTTGGTGGTAGAGACCACACAACTGTTATGCATGCCCATGATAAAATCAAGAAACAATATCAAGATAATCCAAAAACAGCTAGCGTCATTGATGAAATACGTAAATTAATCACAAGTTAAAACTTATTAACAAGGGTTGTGGATAAGCTTGTTGATAAG
Coding sequences:
- the dnaA gene encoding chromosomal replication initiator protein DnaA codes for the protein MTDIQLQATWEEILKNLENSLSTRVCNNWLKPLKPIKLTTEMLELGAPNVFTKNWVEKYYLPFLTDSCYEITKAHLEISITNLESTKDTETIYPDELKQQQLKKRNTRVRTKKKATSLAQSNDLFQPTLTEAMQPPSEMTETPLPINPGDKSSLNPKYTFESFVIGNSNSFAHAAALAIAENPAKDYNPFFMYGGVGLGKTHLMHAIGHKILQKHPQKRVLYTTSEKFTNELINSIKDGTSAAFRQKYRNIDVLLVDDVQFLANKERIQEEFFHTFNALKDANKQIILSSDRPPKEIKPLEDRLCSRFEGGLLADVQAPDLETRIAILKKKTLMDNLDVPLDVMTYIASHIDNNVRELEGALTRVVAYASFKHYPVTNELAVDVLKNTITKQETTVKQVDKVINIALIQETVAKYFKLTLADLNGKKRNRNIAFPRQIAMYLAREMTDASLPRIGGNFGGRDHTTVMHAHDKIKKQYQDNPKTASVIDEIRKLITS